The Montipora foliosa isolate CH-2021 chromosome 1, ASM3666993v2, whole genome shotgun sequence genome has a window encoding:
- the LOC137971460 gene encoding uncharacterized protein — MSSYNLSFFEKLILSRGLNFALPQKVEAREVKESFEQLYWRIEPKLANSDTKDLTSTTLKSIALNYIKHKNATPQKAPLRAVNRLKKREDIVVTRPDKGSGVVILNKDMYVALLKKVSIDDNTKFVPVSVEQPKKRGRPTKHYHPLLEKEKQLHKLVKDTLPPEVAKSVIAKGSSLAHLYGLLKTHKPPLSMCPILSAVGTYNYNLAKWLDEKLKPLSINNHTISNIFQFSDELVDLKLDENDILVSYDVTSLFTNVPVDETIELLTGS, encoded by the coding sequence ATGTCTTCATATAATCTATCTTTCTTTGAGAAACTAATACTATCCAGAGGCCTTAACTTTGCACTTCCACAGAAGGTCGAAGCACGAGAAGTTAAAGAATCGTTTGAACAACTCTACTGGAGAATCGAACCCAAGTTGGCTAATTCCGACACGAAGGATCTAACTTCTACGACGCTGAAGTCTATAGCTCTTAATTACATCAAACACAAGAATGCCACTCCACAAAAGGCTCCACTTAGAGCAGTCAACCGACTAAAGAAAAGAGAGGATATTGTTGTCACAAGACCGGACAAGGGTTCGGGTGTAGTAATACTCAACAAAGACATGTATGTCGCACTGCTAAAGAAGGTATCCATAGATGATAACACAAAGTTTGTCCCAGTCAGCGTCGAACAACCCAAGAAAAGGGGAAGACCAACTAAGCATTACCATCCACTTCTGGAGAAAGAGAAACAGCTTCACAAACTAGTCAAGGACACCCTGCCACCTGAAGTTGCTAAATCAGTCATAGCCAAAGGGTCGAGCTTGGCTCACCTATACGGTCTACTGAAGACACATAAACCACCGCTGTCTATGTGTCCAATACTGTCAGCGGTTGGTACTTACAACTACAACCTCGCTAAATGGTTGGACGAGAAGCTGAAACCGTTATCGATTAACAACCACACGATTTCAAATATCTTTCAGTTTTCTGACGAACTAGTAGATCTGAAGTTGGATGAAAATGACATCTTAGTCTCCTATGATGTCACCTCACTCTTCACGAACGTTCCCGTCGACGAGACCATCGAGTTACTTACTGGATCCTGA
- the LOC137971451 gene encoding uncharacterized protein, with the protein MTEEAMGDIGLLWNPKKCNVLHVRRGVIDKTSQGFKAGQTAIDCLKDKQYCFLGAPEQLLQDQKLALETAARTYLQRLSVIWSSPLSDMNRVTASNQLALPVLTYLMWSQRWNLTDLRNIDREARKVISENGGKYPLGSTALLYLPRHQGGRGLRSVETEYKHTKIKSAIKLYQNKDPTMSLVRAFEERAADKGNQSLIKEASTFAEEMGISLELSHPNPRCLKEDGTEVPNI; encoded by the coding sequence ATGACGGAAGAAGCCATGGGGGACATTGGACTTTTGTGGAACCCTAAGAAATGCAATGTTCTGCATGTGAGACGAGGCGTGATTGACAAGACATCTCAGGGCTTTAAGGCAGGTCAAACAGCCATCGACTGCCTTAAGGACAAGCAATATTGCTTTCTTGGCGCACCGGAGCAGCTCTTACAAGATCAGAAGCTAGCTCTAGAGACAGCAGCGAGGACCTACCTGCAAAGGCTCTCGGTCATTTGGTCTAGCCCCCTCTCCGACATGAATAGAGTTACAGCGTCGAACCAGCTAGCTCTGCCGGTGCTGACATATCTCATGTGGTCCCAGCGTTGGAATCTTACAGACCTGCGTAACATCGATAGGGAAGCCCGCAAAGTCATCAGTGAGAATGGTGGAAAATACCCATTGGGTTCTACAGCGCTACTTTACCTGCCTAGACATCAAGGTGGGCGTGGTCTCCGATCAGTCGAAACAGAGTACAAGCATACTAAGATCAAGTCTGCTATCAAGCTGtaccaaaacaaagaccccACCATGAGCTTAGTAAGAGCATTCGAAGAGAGGGCTGCTGATAAAGGTAACCAGTCGTTGATAAAGGAAGCAAGTACCTTTGCAGAGGAAATGGGAATCTCACTTGAATTGTCTcacccaaacccaaggtgtctAAAAGAAGATGGAACCGAGGTCCCTAACATCTAG
- the LOC137971443 gene encoding ATP-dependent DNA helicase PIF1-like, which translates to MFSNVVKLSANQRVQGINPQQTQFRDLLMRLRTGDCNEEDWKPLLTRQPSKAENIAEFQYATRLYFSNEEVANYNFHQLADRHQPIARIDARHSSDLAKKASPDQMSGLEPTIFLSKGAKIMLTMNLWTHVGLCNGVTETVVDFIYANNQQPPDLPVSIIVKFDDYTGPSINDTMPGYVPICPITVTSETLDGVHERQQLPLKLAWAITIHKSQGLTLPKAWIDIGHTEKTAGISYVAISRVRTLSTCIIEPMTFERLTSLKRSINLKFRLEEERRLNNLSNFN; encoded by the coding sequence ATGTTTAGCAATGTTGTTAAACTATCAGCAAACCAAAGAGTTCAAGGCATAAACCCACAACAAACTCAGTTTAGAGATTTACTGATGCGACTGCGCACAGGAGATTGCAATGAAGAAGACTGGAAACCTCTCCTGACAAGACAGCCTTCCAAGGCAGAGAATATAGCTGAATTTCAATATGCCACAAGATTGTACTTCAGCAATGAAGAGGTTGCAAATTATAACTTTCATCAATTAGCAGACCGCCATCAGCCAATAGCACGCATTGATGCACGACACTCAAGTGATTTAGCTAAGAAAGCTAGCCCAGATCAGATGTCCGGATTAGAGCCTACCATTTTCCTTTCAAAAGGGGCAAAGATAATGCTTACCATGAATTTGTGGACACATGTTGGTCTTTGCAATGGAGTAACTGAAACAGTTGTAGACTTTATATATGCAAATAATCAACAACCCCCTGACTTACCTGTGTCCATCATTGTAAAATTTGATGACTATACTGGTCCATCTATTAATGATACTATGCCAGGATATGTACCTATATGCCCAATAACAGTCACCTCTGAGACATTAGATGGTGTGCATGAGAGACAGCAGCTGCCCTTGAAACTTGCTTGGGCAATAACAATACACAAGAGTCAAGGTTTAACACTGCCAAAGGCATGGATTGATATTGGTCACACCGAAAAAACTGCAGGCATTTCATATGTAGCCATCAGCAGAGTACGAACACTTTCAACTTGCATCATTGAACCAATGACTTTTGAAAGGCTGACAAGCCTTAAAAGGTCTATAAATCTAAAATTTAGACTTGAAGAAGAAAGGAGACTTAATAATCTCTCAAATTTCAACTAA